The Pochonia chlamydosporia 170 chromosome 1, whole genome shotgun sequence genome window below encodes:
- a CDS encoding ribonuclease H2, subunit B (similar to Metarhizium robertsii ARSEF 23 XP_007818282.1), translating to MPRTRSTKPAATESADAPTSNSTSKHTLTPREGPSPNVFIFPKAATSEARIVTLPHPRHGSPSRYLVCPTAGIHEFTKISAPKSAPRSWLIENSGKPGDDDADKKESNASINLISSSDMFVATLIDPLFLVLPSLTGGKVEKGSGEKKRMFLSTDDHFDNLPEESSHLSEILQLGATRELIESRMEVICDTVDAGDEKMFRLSEKKLLATILEKAKRLSDGGLPASLEEKFVKRALEAPILLQRSSLAAKSGQSQTQTITEIVIESEVSTPLTDSAQSQSTIATADSNSSFASQPSTAATSFVESEQAQDSNLTAIQATPEVTSLQRLRVAFDFICSRYIPAETTEQLKGYLSQADICSIDFSQLDKYLARLAELRAEAISANSAADYSRKRIRDEEEDELRQEKKRKMEEEKKRKANESRGVRDLKKVNTSGMMKLSHFFKAK from the coding sequence ATGCCTCGAACGAGGTCAACAAAGCCGGCTGCGACCGAATCAGCAGACGCTCCCACCTCGAACTCAACTTCCAAACACACTCTTACTCCCAGAGAAGGCCCATCACCAAATGTATTCATCTTCCCAAAAGCCGCAACATCAGAGGCGCGCATTGTTACTTTGCCCCATCCACGACATGGCAGCCCATCGCGATATCTCGTGTGCCCTACGGCCGGCATCCACGAATTCACAAAGATTTCAGCCCCAAAGTCGGCGCCGCGAAGCTGGCTAATAGAAAATAGTGGGAAACCAGGcgatgacgatgcagatAAGAAGGAATCAAACGCATCCATAAATCTAATATCCTCCTCCGACATGTTTGTCGCAACGTTGATAGATCCGCTGTTTTTGGTGCTACCATCATTGACTGGTGGCAAAGTCGAAAAGGGCTCGGGTGAGAAAAAGAGGATGTTCTTGTCTACCGACGACCATTTCGATAATCTACCAGAAGAGAGCTCCCATTTGTCTGAAATATTGCAGTTGGGAGCAACAAGGGAGCTGATTGAGTCAAGAATGGAGGTCATTTGCGATACTGTCGACGCAGGGGACGAGAAAATGTTCCGACtcagcgagaagaagctcctCGCTACGATACTAGAAAAGGCCAAGAGGCTGAGCGACGGTGGACTGCCAGCAAGTCTGGAGGAGAAGTTCGTCAAGAGGGCCTTGGAGGCACCCATTTTGCTACAACGCAGCAGCCTGGCGGCTAAGTCTGGCCAAAGTCAAACCCAAACGATAACTGAGATTGTCATAGAATCCGAGGTTTCAACCCCTCTAACCGACTCTGCTCAGTCTCAGTCAACAATTGCCACGGCAGACTCCAATTCCTCGTTTGCATCGCAACCCTCAACAGCGGCGACATCCTTTGTTGAGTCGGAGCAAGCCCAAGATTCCAACTTGACCGCAATTCAAGCAACCCCGGAAGTCACCTCGCTCCAACGACTCCGTGTCGCCTTCGACTTTATTTGTTCCCGGTATATCCCTGCCGAGACTACGGAACAGCTAAAAGGCTACCTCTCACAAGCAGACATATGCTCAATCGATTTTTCACAACTAGATAAGTACCTAGCCAGACTGGCTGAGCTGCGAGCTGAAGCTATTTCCGCCAACTCGGCAGCCGATTACTCGAGGAAGAGAATACgggatgaggaagaagacgagtTGCGCcaagagaagaagcgcaaAATGGAAGAGGAGAAAAAGCGCAAGGCTAACGAGAGTCGGGGTGTAAGAGATCTCAAAAAGGTCAACACAAGCGGGATGATGAAGCTCAGTCATTTTTTTAAGGCGAAATAG